The following proteins are encoded in a genomic region of Dehalococcoidia bacterium:
- the dnaN gene encoding DNA polymerase III subunit beta, with protein MQLSCLQENLSRGLSIVQRAVATRTTLPITQNVMMSTDNSRLKLSATNLEIAISTWVGAQVEEEGSLTVPARLLTEFVNSLPVARIDVTSTAQPLSLGLSCARFEANINGQDAEDFPPIPTVDEGSVGRIDASVMRDAINRVAFAAATDDSRPVLTGIKVEMSGDSFTFAAADGFRLAVYDGKLSAPIDEDISFTVPARALQEVGRLISAQSDPVEFTVTPQKSQALFRLENVELVSQLVQGTFPNYRQLIPEGYDTRVVVAHESFTQATRAAATFARDGSGIVRLNVTAGENGTEGKLAVSSRAEELGENVGEIDATVEGDDSKIAFNSRFLSDVLDVLGDDEVALETTTPSSPGVIRPASESEGYTYTHVVMPMFVQW; from the coding sequence ATGCAGCTTTCATGTCTGCAAGAGAATCTCAGTCGCGGGCTGTCAATCGTACAGCGGGCAGTTGCAACCAGGACGACACTCCCCATCACTCAGAATGTGATGATGTCGACGGATAACTCCCGTCTCAAGCTGTCGGCCACCAATCTCGAAATCGCCATCAGCACGTGGGTCGGTGCACAAGTCGAAGAAGAAGGGTCGCTGACTGTCCCAGCGAGGCTGCTGACTGAGTTCGTGAACTCGCTGCCTGTGGCTCGTATCGATGTCACGTCGACTGCTCAGCCGCTCAGTCTGGGTCTTAGCTGCGCTCGATTCGAGGCAAACATCAACGGGCAGGACGCAGAGGACTTCCCGCCCATTCCGACTGTTGACGAAGGTTCGGTTGGACGAATAGACGCCTCGGTTATGAGAGACGCGATCAATAGGGTGGCTTTCGCGGCCGCGACTGACGACTCTCGCCCAGTACTGACCGGTATAAAGGTAGAGATGTCTGGCGACAGCTTTACATTCGCCGCCGCGGATGGCTTCAGGCTTGCCGTGTACGACGGGAAGCTGTCAGCACCCATCGATGAAGACATCAGCTTCACCGTGCCCGCTCGGGCGCTGCAGGAAGTCGGTCGACTTATCAGCGCGCAGTCGGACCCCGTGGAATTCACTGTCACGCCGCAAAAGAGCCAGGCGCTATTCAGACTCGAGAACGTCGAACTCGTGTCCCAGCTCGTGCAGGGCACCTTCCCCAACTATCGACAGCTTATTCCAGAAGGCTACGACACTCGCGTCGTGGTCGCCCACGAGTCGTTTACACAGGCAACGAGGGCGGCGGCGACGTTTGCGAGAGACGGCTCGGGCATCGTCCGGCTGAACGTGACTGCGGGCGAGAACGGGACGGAAGGCAAACTGGCAGTCTCTTCCAGGGCTGAAGAGCTTGGGGAAAACGTGGGCGAGATTGACGCCACGGTGGAAGGCGACGACTCCAAGATAGCCTTCAACAGCAGGTTCCTTAGCGACGTACTCGACGTGCTCGGCGATGACGAGGTGGCGCTGGAGACGACGACACCGTCGAGTCCGGGCGTCATCAGGCCGGCATCGGAATCGGAGGGCTACACGTACACGCACGTCGTGATGCCGATGTTTGTGCAATGGTAG
- the rph gene encoding ribonuclease PH: protein MVRSDGRANDQLRPVTIELGVQKYAEGSALISAGDTRVLCAVSVANDVPRFLRGSGQGWVTAEYSMLPRSTHTRTRRETTPRGRTQEIQRLIGRSLRAAVDMDRLGEITLTVDCDVIQADGGTRTASITGAYVALCQALTTVRESGRLDSLPIKTAVAAVSVGIVGGVPMLDLCYEEDSSAAVDFNVVMTDESEFVEVQGTAEESAFTRTQLDDMMTLAESGIRDLIVMQRDAIESLSS, encoded by the coding sequence GTGGTCCGATCGGACGGTCGTGCCAACGACCAGCTCAGGCCGGTGACCATCGAGCTCGGTGTGCAGAAGTATGCTGAGGGCTCAGCGTTGATTTCCGCCGGAGATACGCGTGTGCTGTGTGCTGTAAGCGTCGCAAACGACGTGCCACGCTTTCTGCGAGGTTCAGGGCAGGGCTGGGTGACCGCTGAGTACTCAATGCTCCCGCGGTCCACACACACTCGCACCAGGAGAGAGACCACCCCCAGAGGTCGCACTCAGGAGATCCAACGCCTCATAGGACGGTCGCTCCGCGCAGCCGTGGATATGGATAGGCTGGGCGAGATCACGCTAACTGTCGACTGCGATGTCATCCAGGCCGACGGCGGGACCCGTACGGCGTCCATCACCGGCGCATACGTGGCCCTGTGTCAGGCGCTGACCACTGTCCGAGAGAGCGGCAGGCTGGATAGCCTTCCCATCAAGACGGCGGTGGCGGCGGTCAGCGTCGGCATCGTTGGTGGAGTGCCGATGCTGGACCTCTGCTACGAAGAAGACAGCAGTGCCGCTGTAGACTTCAACGTCGTAATGACCGACGAGTCAGAGTTCGTGGAAGTCCAGGGCACGGCTGAGGAATCAGCGTTCACCAGGACTCAGCTTGACGACATGATGACCCTCGCCGAATCAGGCATACGCGACCTGATCGTGATGCAGCGAGATGCTATAGAGAGCCTGAGTTCCTGA
- a CDS encoding alpha/beta fold hydrolase — translation MPYVQSSGARIHYRVEGAGPPIVMVHGFSDSLVDWYEAGYVDVLRNDYRLVMVDCRGHGLSDRPHAQEAYTMEMRVADVHVVMDELEIDAAYFWGYSMGGRIGFGVVECAPERILGMIMAGIDQHGTSPRQFENRIRFLSKGIERYLEGFENRFGRMEPVSKRERFLENDCLAMVASSFGIRDHVRDYSDIASRMTMPCLFYDGDQDAFHDNARNFVETLPDAKFVSLQGQDHGGTFTRSDLVVPLVREYLSGTSY, via the coding sequence ATGCCCTACGTACAAAGTTCAGGCGCGCGAATCCACTACCGGGTGGAAGGTGCCGGACCGCCCATCGTAATGGTCCACGGGTTCAGCGACAGCCTTGTCGACTGGTATGAGGCCGGCTACGTGGACGTGCTCAGAAACGACTACAGGCTGGTCATGGTCGACTGTCGGGGGCACGGTCTGAGCGACAGGCCCCACGCTCAGGAGGCGTACACGATGGAGATGCGGGTCGCCGATGTCCACGTCGTCATGGACGAGTTGGAGATCGACGCCGCTTACTTCTGGGGATACTCGATGGGTGGCCGAATCGGGTTCGGCGTAGTGGAGTGCGCCCCTGAGCGCATACTGGGCATGATCATGGCCGGCATCGATCAGCACGGGACTAGCCCTCGTCAGTTCGAGAATCGCATCAGATTCCTCAGCAAGGGAATCGAACGCTACCTGGAAGGCTTTGAGAACAGGTTCGGCAGGATGGAGCCGGTCTCGAAGCGGGAACGCTTTCTCGAAAACGACTGCCTTGCAATGGTCGCAAGTTCATTCGGAATCCGCGATCACGTCAGGGACTACAGCGACATCGCGAGCCGGATGACGATGCCGTGCCTGTTCTATGACGGTGACCAGGATGCCTTCCACGACAACGCCCGGAACTTCGTGGAGACTCTTCCAGACGCGAAGTTCGTCTCGCTTCAGGGCCAGGACCACGGAGGCACTTTCACCCGGAGCGACCTTGTGGTGCCGCTGGTGAGGGAGTATCTTTCCGGGACCTCATACTGA
- a CDS encoding S9 family peptidase, which yields MPSSISPDLVYKLVSVASPSLSPDGTRLAFVSSRIDQESAENRSQIMVMDVASGETAPYSSGKSDSSPRFSPDGRHLAFVRPDDKGKSQIWTIPTGGGEARKLTDVAGGITDVAWSPDSGALAFVSDVDPDLAPDDHDSKKDPRVSVVKRIRYRADGLGWRGEAFRHVFVVDRETGETRQLTDGEGDDSAPAWSPDGSSIAFVADRRPDREIATHTDVYVVPASGGDIELRSEGLSSVAALCWSPSGDALAVVGSDDEVVGAGWQSWIFVIEPGSSPRKLTDDSISAAGGYAPLVPAPEMRWTDDGRISFIADARGESGIYQADADSGELRKITGGGQMSLISFDADASSAVVLTANPDSAGDLYNVDIKSGETSQLTDFNLEYFEEHPPARLEKFSHDRGGFEIESRVLFPPEFNPDSRYPLVLDIHGGPHGVFSDSFSAQQQVLATAGYIVLAVNPRGSSTYGTDFMTAVLNDWGGEDYLDIMSAVDLVCERDYVDESRLGITGYSYGGFMSSWIIGHDTRFNAAVVGAPCINLSSMYGTSDIGVRFGEVQWGGKRWDALDAFLEHSPLTYAPNVETPVLLMHGESDHRCPIEQSEQYFVTLKRLGKEVEFVRFPDSSHGFVRSGHPRLREEYLSRLLDWMNKHVSLAR from the coding sequence ATGCCTTCCTCCATCTCTCCCGACCTCGTTTACAAGCTGGTGAGCGTGGCTTCACCCTCTCTGTCTCCAGACGGCACAAGGCTTGCCTTTGTGAGCTCCCGAATAGACCAAGAGAGCGCGGAGAACCGGTCGCAGATTATGGTGATGGACGTGGCATCGGGCGAGACCGCTCCCTATTCCAGCGGCAAGAGCGACTCCAGTCCAAGGTTTTCGCCGGACGGTCGCCACCTTGCATTTGTAAGGCCCGACGACAAAGGCAAGTCCCAGATCTGGACCATTCCCACTGGCGGCGGCGAGGCAAGAAAACTGACTGACGTCGCCGGCGGCATTACCGATGTCGCGTGGTCTCCTGACTCGGGCGCACTGGCATTCGTGTCGGACGTGGACCCGGACCTCGCACCTGACGATCACGATTCGAAGAAGGACCCGCGAGTCAGCGTGGTCAAGAGGATCAGGTACCGGGCGGACGGTCTCGGATGGAGGGGCGAGGCGTTCAGGCACGTGTTCGTGGTTGACCGCGAGACGGGCGAGACACGGCAACTCACGGACGGCGAGGGAGACGACAGTGCGCCAGCATGGTCGCCGGACGGCTCATCGATTGCGTTCGTTGCAGACCGTAGACCGGACCGAGAGATCGCTACTCACACGGATGTCTACGTCGTACCGGCGTCTGGCGGGGACATTGAACTCCGGTCAGAAGGCCTGTCCAGCGTCGCAGCACTGTGTTGGTCTCCGTCGGGGGATGCGCTCGCGGTGGTTGGCTCCGACGACGAGGTCGTAGGTGCCGGTTGGCAGTCCTGGATATTTGTGATCGAGCCGGGAAGCTCACCCCGCAAGCTCACCGACGACTCGATCAGTGCAGCAGGGGGGTACGCTCCGCTCGTGCCTGCGCCTGAGATGAGATGGACCGACGATGGACGCATTTCGTTCATCGCGGATGCACGGGGAGAGTCAGGCATTTACCAGGCTGACGCCGACTCGGGAGAACTGCGCAAGATAACCGGAGGCGGCCAGATGTCGCTCATCTCGTTCGATGCCGATGCGAGTTCGGCAGTCGTGCTGACGGCCAATCCAGACTCGGCCGGTGACCTTTACAATGTGGACATAAAGTCGGGAGAAACCTCCCAGTTGACCGATTTCAACCTGGAGTACTTCGAGGAGCATCCGCCTGCGCGATTAGAAAAATTCAGCCACGACAGGGGCGGCTTCGAGATTGAATCCCGCGTCCTGTTCCCACCCGAGTTCAACCCAGATTCCAGGTACCCACTTGTGCTGGACATCCACGGCGGACCGCACGGGGTATTCTCAGACAGCTTCAGCGCCCAGCAGCAGGTGCTGGCGACCGCCGGGTACATAGTGCTTGCAGTCAACCCCCGCGGCTCATCGACATACGGCACAGACTTCATGACAGCCGTACTCAACGACTGGGGCGGCGAGGACTACCTGGACATCATGTCGGCGGTTGACCTGGTCTGCGAAAGGGACTACGTCGATGAATCCAGGCTCGGCATCACCGGCTACAGCTACGGCGGCTTCATGAGTTCATGGATCATCGGCCACGACACCCGGTTCAATGCGGCTGTCGTCGGCGCGCCCTGCATCAACCTGTCCAGCATGTACGGGACATCAGACATCGGCGTTCGTTTCGGAGAGGTGCAGTGGGGCGGCAAGCGATGGGACGCGTTGGACGCGTTCTTGGAGCACTCTCCCCTGACCTACGCGCCGAATGTCGAGACGCCGGTGCTTCTCATGCACGGCGAGTCCGACCATCGTTGCCCGATTGAGCAGTCTGAACAGTACTTCGTGACACTCAAGCGGCTTGGCAAAGAGGTGGAGTTCGTCCGATTCCCGGACAGTTCGCATGGCTTCGTAAGATCGGGCCATCCCAGGCTCAGAGAGGAATACCTCTCGCGGCTGCTGGACTGGATGAACAAGCACGTCTCCCTCGCTCGATAA